One part of the Halobacteria archaeon AArc-dxtr1 genome encodes these proteins:
- a CDS encoding HEAT repeat domain-containing protein: protein MSDDESVPDVAEIRVRFDEIRTDLDGVREDAAPLAASLEPAADALDAAETEADLDGVEERLEPAAADVDVVRDDFDSLRDSFDEIELPEPDDESDETAEAESDDDAIPTAALEELEEERDSLEATLDDVDETIEAAEETVDEIESGVEDQRGPYAEDVIDDLNGAKDDVESTRWTEEGRTELREGVEVALADINEVLGTSLSVTDDTELLDRLLTTLETAESEIEAAELDPDEDDSEIAALLETTDALQTAVDDATAWDDLQVREQLRREEYYDVLDHVKDFPPEWHALKVHEKRGNVEMVLLALDSLDSDFMEEHCLDALERMGPEEAIEPMLQRANRRDTKAMSILGKIGRADEEIVDALLDYVDSNPTLQRPAMRALGEVGATDAVQPIANQLVSDEPIVRSSAARALGLIGDTRAIAPLADVLDDDEEDTVRASAAWALNQIGTREALEAVADHADDRAALVQAEAKKATLEPTA from the coding sequence GTGAGCGACGACGAGTCCGTGCCCGACGTTGCCGAGATTCGGGTACGGTTCGACGAGATCCGGACCGATCTCGACGGCGTCCGGGAGGACGCCGCCCCTCTCGCAGCGTCACTCGAACCGGCGGCAGACGCCCTCGACGCCGCCGAGACAGAAGCTGATCTCGACGGCGTCGAGGAGCGCCTCGAGCCAGCCGCCGCGGACGTCGACGTCGTTCGCGACGATTTTGACTCGCTCAGAGATTCGTTCGACGAGATCGAACTGCCCGAGCCCGACGACGAGTCAGATGAGACCGCCGAGGCTGAATCGGATGACGACGCGATTCCGACGGCCGCCCTCGAGGAACTGGAAGAAGAGCGCGACTCGCTCGAGGCGACCCTCGACGACGTCGACGAGACGATCGAGGCAGCTGAGGAGACCGTCGACGAGATCGAGTCTGGCGTCGAGGACCAGCGTGGACCCTACGCCGAGGACGTAATCGACGACTTGAACGGAGCAAAAGACGATGTCGAGAGCACCCGCTGGACCGAGGAGGGACGGACGGAGCTACGCGAGGGCGTGGAGGTCGCCCTCGCCGATATCAACGAGGTTCTCGGCACGTCGCTTTCGGTCACTGACGACACAGAGCTTCTCGACCGCCTACTCACAACACTCGAGACGGCCGAGTCCGAAATCGAGGCGGCCGAACTCGACCCCGACGAGGACGATTCGGAGATCGCGGCGCTGCTCGAGACGACCGACGCGTTGCAGACGGCGGTCGACGACGCGACGGCCTGGGACGACCTCCAGGTTCGTGAACAGCTCCGTCGTGAGGAGTACTACGACGTCCTCGACCACGTCAAGGACTTTCCGCCGGAGTGGCACGCACTCAAGGTCCACGAGAAGCGCGGCAACGTCGAAATGGTGTTGCTCGCCCTCGACTCCCTCGACTCCGACTTCATGGAAGAACACTGCCTCGACGCCTTAGAGCGAATGGGGCCCGAGGAGGCGATCGAGCCGATGCTTCAGCGGGCCAACCGCCGCGATACCAAGGCGATGAGCATCCTCGGGAAGATCGGCCGAGCCGACGAGGAGATCGTCGACGCCCTGCTCGACTACGTCGACTCGAACCCGACGCTCCAGCGGCCCGCGATGCGCGCGCTGGGAGAGGTCGGCGCGACTGATGCGGTCCAGCCGATCGCAAACCAACTCGTCTCCGACGAGCCCATCGTCAGAAGTTCGGCGGCCCGTGCACTCGGGTTAATCGGCGATACACGCGCGATCGCTCCCCTGGCAGACGTCCTCGACGACGACGAGGAGGATACCGTCCGAGCGAGTGCCGCCTGGGCACTGAATCAGATCGGTACCCGCGAAGCCCTCGAAGCCGTCGCCGACCACGCCGACGACCGAGCCGCACTGGTCCAGGCCGAAGCGAAAAAGGCCACTCTCGAACCGACAGCCTGA
- a CDS encoding protein sorting system archaetidylserine synthase (This PssA-like phosphatidyltransferase, along with a PssD-like decarboxylase, is required in Haloarchaea for the archaeosortase ArtA to replace the PGF-CTERM sorting signal with a C-terminal lipid anchor.): MLPRFVGRFGVADAVTIANAVLGFVAVVVAFVDVSLAARLVLLAAIADGVDGILARRYGGTPSGPYLDSLADVVSFAIAPAVLAFVVVTDGLAIGFDAVTPALLLVAGICGLFVAMAVARLGLYTAYDTAENYTQGVQTTLAGTILGAAILAGIAEPWLVLAITGAFCYLMVSPVRYPDLLVRDAAIMGIVHALAILIPYAAGRTFPYALLTLGIAYLVFSPWLYWREDVPGSIIVGGGSEDGEEPAEA, encoded by the coding sequence ATGCTCCCGCGGTTCGTCGGCCGGTTCGGGGTCGCCGACGCGGTGACGATTGCTAACGCCGTCCTGGGATTCGTCGCCGTCGTCGTCGCGTTCGTCGACGTCAGTCTCGCTGCTCGACTTGTGTTGCTCGCCGCCATCGCAGACGGCGTCGACGGGATCCTCGCCAGGCGGTACGGTGGAACGCCCTCCGGCCCCTACCTCGACTCGCTTGCCGACGTCGTCTCGTTCGCCATCGCACCCGCCGTTCTCGCATTCGTGGTCGTCACCGACGGCCTCGCGATCGGGTTCGACGCTGTCACTCCCGCGTTGTTGCTGGTAGCCGGTATCTGTGGACTGTTCGTCGCGATGGCGGTCGCGCGCCTGGGGCTGTACACGGCTTACGACACGGCCGAAAACTACACCCAGGGTGTCCAGACGACGCTCGCCGGCACCATTCTTGGCGCGGCGATTCTGGCCGGGATTGCCGAACCGTGGCTCGTACTCGCGATCACCGGCGCCTTCTGTTACCTGATGGTCTCGCCGGTCCGGTACCCCGACCTGCTCGTCCGCGACGCGGCCATCATGGGGATCGTCCACGCGCTCGCGATCCTGATCCCCTACGCGGCCGGTCGCACCTTCCCGTACGCGCTCCTGACGCTCGGCATCGCGTACCTGGTGTTCAGTCCGTGGCTCTACTGGCGCGAGGACGTCCCCGGCAGCATAATCGTCGGGGGTGGATCCGAGGACGGCGAGGAGCCCGCCGAGGCGTAG
- a CDS encoding nitrous oxide reductase accessory protein NosL: protein MERRPLEHETDQLTTRRTVLAGTAVAGLGVVAGCIGGESEADVPSPITIESGQPCDNCTMEIVNYPGPVGQSFYDDPAAVLSGGGENGGHMDDEMDDGNGGHDGMEDEDSDGEMDDTGGDDEEDRPAQFCSSVCTYTFLFDNEDDQEPDVVYLTDYSTVEYTVSDDGDTPEISSHVQADDFERASELTLVVDSEVEGAMGRSMIGFSDPDDADEFQSEHGGDRYEHDDVTRDLVMSLM from the coding sequence ATGGAACGCCGACCTCTCGAACACGAAACCGACCAGTTGACGACTCGCCGAACAGTCCTCGCGGGGACAGCCGTGGCCGGCCTCGGTGTGGTGGCCGGCTGTATCGGCGGTGAGTCGGAAGCAGACGTCCCTTCCCCGATCACGATCGAATCGGGCCAACCCTGTGATAACTGTACGATGGAGATCGTCAACTACCCTGGACCAGTCGGACAGTCCTTCTACGACGATCCCGCTGCGGTTCTGTCGGGTGGAGGGGAAAACGGTGGTCACATGGACGATGAGATGGACGACGGAAATGGTGGCCACGACGGAATGGAGGACGAAGACAGCGATGGAGAAATGGACGATACAGGGGGTGACGACGAGGAAGACCGTCCAGCCCAGTTTTGCAGTTCGGTCTGTACGTACACATTCCTGTTCGACAACGAGGACGACCAGGAACCAGACGTCGTCTACCTAACGGACTACTCGACGGTCGAGTACACGGTCAGTGACGATGGTGACACCCCTGAGATCAGCAGCCACGTCCAGGCGGACGACTTCGAGCGCGCAAGCGAACTCACGCTGGTCGTCGATAGCGAGGTCGAGGGGGCGATGGGACGATCGATGATCGGATTCTCGGACCCGGATGACGCCGACGAGTTCCAGAGCGAACACGGTGGCGATCGCTACGAGCACGACGACGTCACTCGCGATCTCGTCATGTCGCTTATGTAA
- a CDS encoding ABC transporter permease, translated as MTASTQEASELDEANTAPGATSRTLRIVARELRTVVRTWTFFVLAAAFAAVVIGIAWVGGVSSGFVPTVVDLQTPLELLVPILAIAFGYRAIVGDQQRGELDVLRTYPVSARELVFGVYLGRAIGLIVAVVVPLFYAGAWVFAAREEPLGRYASHMGADSPLLFARFVVLTVVFALVILAVALAVSALVSGTRSALALSVVALLLLLVGLDLALVFGLTAGYISDGSLVHALAVSPLSAYRGLVFESVIVTATGTGPRTASPLASVLGLAVWMIASLAIATWAVKR; from the coding sequence ATGACTGCGTCCACACAGGAGGCGAGCGAATTGGACGAGGCGAACACCGCACCTGGAGCAACGTCACGGACGCTGCGAATCGTCGCTCGCGAGCTTCGAACCGTCGTCCGAACCTGGACGTTTTTCGTGCTCGCAGCGGCGTTCGCTGCTGTCGTGATCGGGATTGCGTGGGTCGGCGGGGTCAGCTCGGGATTCGTACCGACCGTCGTCGACCTCCAGACGCCCCTGGAGTTGCTCGTCCCGATCCTCGCGATCGCGTTTGGCTACCGGGCGATTGTCGGTGATCAGCAACGGGGCGAACTCGACGTCCTCCGGACGTATCCCGTCTCGGCTCGCGAACTCGTCTTCGGGGTCTATCTGGGCCGGGCTATCGGCCTCATCGTTGCCGTGGTCGTCCCGCTCTTCTACGCCGGTGCGTGGGTGTTTGCGGCCCGCGAGGAACCGCTCGGGCGCTACGCCTCACACATGGGCGCCGATTCACCGTTGCTGTTTGCGCGGTTCGTCGTCCTGACCGTGGTGTTCGCGCTGGTGATCCTCGCCGTCGCACTCGCCGTTTCGGCGCTGGTCAGCGGAACCCGAAGCGCGCTCGCGCTCTCGGTCGTCGCGTTACTCCTGTTGCTGGTCGGTCTCGACCTGGCACTCGTCTTCGGGCTCACTGCTGGCTACATCAGTGACGGCTCGCTAGTCCACGCACTGGCAGTGAGCCCGCTCAGCGCGTATCGAGGCCTCGTCTTCGAGAGCGTTATCGTCACTGCGACGGGAACTGGTCCTCGAACGGCCTCGCCGCTGGCCAGCGTTCTCGGGCTTGCAGTCTGGATGATTGCATCGCTCGCCATCGCGACGTGGGCGGTAAAACGGTAG
- a CDS encoding ABC transporter ATP-binding protein — MTTATSQETSLIEASAVGFAYGDVQILHDVSVSIPAGTVTALIGPNGTGKTTLLRALASLQEPTEGTITYHGPETVREIGYLPQHPAFRPGFTVLETLQFYASLVGADHGSARDRLELVGLADAADRKVEALSGGMTRLVGIAQATIGDPPVVILDEPASGLDPGMSMHVFEVANALAASGTAVLLSSHDLALVEQLADEVLLLDAGTVAEHGEPASIRAELGVDSLREVYEASVSGDLRTVQVHGEST; from the coding sequence ATGACGACAGCAACGAGCCAGGAGACGAGCCTGATAGAGGCGTCAGCCGTCGGATTCGCCTACGGCGATGTCCAGATCTTACACGACGTCTCCGTCTCTATTCCGGCCGGAACGGTAACAGCACTGATCGGGCCAAACGGGACGGGAAAAACGACGTTGCTTCGTGCACTCGCGAGCCTTCAGGAGCCCACTGAGGGGACGATTACCTACCACGGCCCCGAGACAGTTCGGGAGATCGGATATCTCCCGCAACATCCCGCGTTTCGTCCCGGATTCACCGTTCTCGAGACGCTCCAGTTTTACGCCTCACTCGTCGGGGCTGATCACGGCAGTGCAAGAGACCGCCTCGAACTGGTTGGACTCGCTGACGCCGCTGACCGGAAGGTAGAGGCGCTCTCTGGAGGAATGACGCGTCTGGTCGGGATCGCTCAGGCGACGATCGGCGATCCACCAGTCGTCATCCTCGACGAACCGGCATCCGGGCTCGATCCGGGGATGAGCATGCACGTATTCGAGGTAGCCAACGCCCTCGCTGCCAGCGGAACGGCGGTGCTGTTGAGTTCGCACGACCTTGCGCTCGTCGAACAACTGGCCGACGAGGTGCTCTTGCTCGATGCCGGTACCGTTGCCGAGCACGGCGAGCCGGCATCGATCCGGGCAGAACTGGGTGTCGACTCGTTGCGTGAGGTCTACGAAGCATCGGTTTCGGGTGACTTACGCACCGTTCAGGTCCACGGTGAGAGTACATGA
- a CDS encoding right-handed parallel beta-helix repeat-containing protein, giving the protein MSRHAVIWILALAVLLGGGALFVADTGASAPEPVPFDETVSVGLTLESELELSDDDDVSLPRTQAFYSQYQYVVGYYGVETFVDEQRQDGHEQRFGYTLAVYVTDYSDTSVALNEDGYPTTDEAVGWTDATDAWFVVGSDARTPSGETVVPFSDRNDAETFAAAHGGEIRTWEETLDEPFETNDAAVVRDRIDEQHQHADTLVESASERADRPVSTVVGDEVDTIQEGIDEAPENTTVVIPDGTYNETLEIDRPITLEGVGEPTIQGDENGSVVTITEPDVAVQNVELTGVGPVIQGAEEVPGESVDDWDDDFQMYYTGADAAVSAHVADGLLIEDVTVETPSNGIILRDSPDAVVRNVTVQGNENWQDGFAGVMAFRSPGVIESSTFFDGRDSIYPYRSEGIVVRDNTVSGGILGIHLMHTDGALVADNQITDVMNTGLFIMTGPERNAVVGNEISSSDVAANVGGSNSYVAGNTFEANDVGLRMDATGSIYEDNLLAGNQLGADDRALLPTNRVVGNDFVGNDEHATAGAGPLRVWSHDGHGNYWQGATSIVDGDPPSRSYSPTDAVDGRLHTTDGAATLARAPALDALAGLEESVSGMQTGSIVDTAPTCEPNVPELLERTDWEETAWTCDGTPASDSPP; this is encoded by the coding sequence GTGTCACGACACGCCGTTATCTGGATTTTAGCACTTGCCGTTCTGCTCGGCGGTGGTGCGTTGTTCGTCGCCGATACCGGTGCGAGCGCGCCAGAGCCGGTCCCGTTCGACGAAACCGTCTCCGTTGGTCTCACTCTCGAATCCGAGCTGGAACTTAGCGATGACGACGATGTCTCGCTGCCCCGGACGCAGGCGTTTTACTCACAGTATCAGTACGTCGTGGGCTACTATGGCGTCGAGACGTTCGTCGACGAACAGCGCCAGGACGGCCACGAGCAGCGGTTTGGCTACACCCTCGCGGTGTACGTTACCGACTACAGCGACACGTCGGTTGCGCTAAACGAGGACGGCTATCCGACGACCGACGAGGCAGTCGGGTGGACCGACGCGACAGACGCGTGGTTCGTCGTCGGCAGTGACGCTCGAACGCCGTCCGGTGAAACTGTGGTCCCGTTCTCCGATCGCAACGACGCTGAGACGTTCGCTGCGGCCCATGGCGGCGAGATCCGAACCTGGGAGGAGACGCTTGACGAACCGTTCGAAACCAACGACGCGGCGGTCGTCCGCGACCGGATCGACGAGCAACATCAGCACGCCGACACGCTCGTCGAGTCGGCGTCGGAACGGGCCGACCGTCCGGTGTCGACCGTCGTGGGCGACGAGGTCGACACGATCCAAGAAGGAATCGACGAGGCACCCGAAAATACGACCGTCGTCATCCCTGACGGGACGTACAACGAGACACTCGAGATTGACCGACCGATCACCCTCGAAGGGGTGGGGGAGCCCACAATTCAGGGTGATGAAAACGGGTCCGTCGTGACGATTACCGAACCCGACGTCGCGGTCCAAAACGTCGAACTAACTGGCGTTGGACCAGTGATACAGGGTGCTGAGGAGGTCCCCGGAGAGAGCGTCGACGACTGGGACGACGACTTTCAGATGTACTACACGGGCGCGGACGCCGCCGTCTCCGCACACGTCGCAGACGGGCTGTTGATCGAGGACGTCACAGTCGAAACACCGTCGAATGGGATCATCCTTCGCGACAGTCCCGACGCCGTTGTGCGAAACGTCACGGTCCAGGGTAATGAGAACTGGCAAGATGGCTTTGCCGGTGTGATGGCGTTTCGCTCGCCAGGAGTGATCGAATCGAGCACCTTCTTCGACGGTCGAGACTCGATCTATCCGTATCGATCGGAAGGGATCGTCGTTCGTGACAACACAGTCAGCGGGGGCATTCTCGGTATCCATCTTATGCACACGGACGGTGCGCTGGTCGCTGACAACCAGATCACGGATGTGATGAACACAGGTCTGTTCATCATGACCGGACCCGAACGGAACGCAGTCGTCGGAAACGAAATTTCGAGTTCGGACGTCGCTGCTAACGTCGGTGGTTCTAACTCTTACGTCGCAGGGAACACCTTCGAGGCAAACGACGTCGGACTACGGATGGATGCGACCGGCTCGATCTACGAAGACAACCTCCTTGCAGGGAATCAACTCGGCGCCGACGACCGGGCGCTCCTCCCAACCAATCGGGTCGTCGGAAACGATTTCGTTGGAAACGACGAGCACGCGACCGCTGGCGCTGGACCCCTGCGCGTCTGGAGCCACGATGGACACGGGAACTACTGGCAGGGTGCGACCAGCATCGTCGACGGCGATCCGCCGTCTCGATCGTACTCGCCGACAGACGCGGTCGACGGACGACTCCACACGACTGACGGCGCGGCTACGCTCGCTCGTGCGCCCGCTCTCGACGCTCTGGCCGGGCTCGAAGAGTCCGTCTCCGGAATGCAAACTGGAAGCATCGTCGATACAGCACCGACGTGCGAGCCCAACGTTCCGGAGTTGCTAGAGCGGACCGACTGGGAAGAAACAGCGTGGACGTGCGACGGAACACCTGCGAGCGACTCACCACCATGA
- a CDS encoding 5-(carboxyamino)imidazole ribonucleotide synthase: MTTLQSPGPTVGVVGGGQLGRMLGEAAAPLGVELIVLDPTPDCPAAPVARDQIVADFDDAEGIRELATRSDVLTFEIELADQDLLERTGEETGTPVHPRPGTLRTIHDKLVQKLELSDAGVPVPPFRAVEDAADVRAAIDEYGAPVMLKARTGGYDGRGNVPVASKADAEDALEAVAGPAMVEAFVDFEREISVIAAKGADEIATFPIGENVHVDEILRETIVPAGSGESVSERAREVASDVLEVMGGRGIYGIELFESPDGEVLLNEIAPRPHNSGHWTIEGAQTSQFEQHIRAVLGWPLGSTELRSPTVSTNLLADVEEPRQAALSNVDRILEAPGANLHWYGKREARPLRKMGHVTLSGREGETTDDLLETARDLQDAVTFEE, encoded by the coding sequence ATGACGACGCTACAGTCGCCGGGACCGACGGTGGGAGTCGTCGGTGGCGGACAGCTCGGTCGGATGCTCGGGGAGGCGGCCGCGCCCCTGGGTGTCGAACTGATCGTTCTCGATCCGACGCCGGACTGCCCGGCTGCACCCGTTGCCCGCGATCAGATTGTCGCCGATTTCGACGACGCAGAGGGCATTCGCGAACTCGCGACGCGGTCGGATGTGCTCACCTTCGAGATCGAACTTGCCGACCAGGATTTACTCGAGCGCACGGGCGAGGAGACAGGGACGCCGGTCCACCCCCGCCCCGGCACGCTCCGAACGATCCACGATAAGCTCGTCCAGAAGTTAGAACTCAGCGACGCCGGTGTTCCGGTGCCGCCGTTCCGGGCTGTCGAGGACGCCGCCGACGTCCGGGCCGCGATCGACGAGTACGGCGCGCCGGTCATGCTAAAGGCCCGTACCGGTGGGTACGATGGCCGCGGGAACGTCCCGGTCGCGTCGAAAGCTGACGCCGAAGACGCCCTCGAAGCCGTGGCTGGCCCCGCAATGGTCGAGGCATTCGTCGACTTCGAACGCGAGATTTCGGTTATCGCTGCGAAGGGAGCTGACGAGATCGCCACCTTCCCAATCGGCGAGAACGTCCACGTAGACGAGATTCTCCGGGAGACGATCGTGCCCGCCGGGTCGGGCGAGTCGGTTTCAGAGCGCGCTCGCGAGGTCGCGAGCGACGTTCTCGAGGTGATGGGGGGTCGTGGAATCTACGGCATCGAACTCTTTGAATCGCCGGACGGCGAGGTACTGCTCAACGAGATCGCTCCTCGCCCACACAACTCGGGCCACTGGACGATCGAGGGCGCACAGACCTCGCAGTTCGAACAGCATATTCGGGCCGTCCTCGGGTGGCCACTGGGCTCGACCGAGCTCCGGTCGCCGACCGTCTCGACGAACCTACTGGCTGACGTCGAGGAGCCCCGCCAGGCCGCTCTCTCGAACGTCGACCGCATCCTCGAGGCGCCCGGCGCGAACCTCCACTGGTACGGCAAGCGCGAGGCCAGACCGCTGCGAAAGATGGGACACGTTACCCTCTCGGGTCGCGAGGGAGAGACGACCGACGACCTGCTCGAAACCGCACGCGATCTGCAGGACGCGGTCACCTTCGAGGAATAG
- a CDS encoding AIR carboxylase family protein, with protein MTANSVSDLIDRLHEEASQDRPAAETPDVGIVMGSDSDLETMMTGGRRRGAYDAFVEELGFAEQTDFENPPEERFTFETYVTSAHRTPELMTAYAETAEDRGIDVIIAGAGGKSADLPNMTASIAYPLPTIGVPVQEKSVDSVIGMPTGAPLVAVDAGKSFNAALSAAQILARQHETVRDRLVAYHESLREDVGRVSRELHDGGISSYRSE; from the coding sequence ATGACCGCGAACTCGGTTTCGGACCTGATCGATCGATTGCACGAGGAGGCCAGCCAGGATCGACCGGCGGCGGAGACGCCGGACGTCGGCATCGTGATGGGCAGCGACTCCGACCTTGAGACGATGATGACCGGCGGCCGACGGCGGGGCGCCTACGACGCGTTCGTCGAGGAGTTGGGGTTCGCTGAGCAAACTGACTTCGAGAACCCCCCCGAGGAGCGCTTTACCTTCGAGACGTACGTCACCTCCGCCCACCGGACGCCGGAGCTGATGACAGCTTACGCCGAGACTGCCGAGGATCGCGGGATCGATGTGATCATCGCGGGCGCGGGCGGGAAATCCGCCGACCTGCCGAACATGACGGCCTCCATCGCGTATCCGCTGCCGACCATCGGTGTCCCTGTCCAGGAGAAGTCTGTCGACTCCGTGATCGGGATGCCGACGGGAGCGCCCCTGGTCGCCGTCGACGCCGGCAAATCGTTCAACGCCGCCCTCTCTGCCGCACAGATTCTCGCCCGTCAGCACGAGACGGTTCGCGACCGGCTGGTCGCCTACCACGAGTCGCTTCGAGAAGACGTTGGGCGAGTTTCACGAGAGCTTCACGACGGTGGCATCTCGTCCTACCGATCGGAGTGA
- a CDS encoding NADH-quinone oxidoreductase subunit A, producing the protein MNEWIAVGALALVGVLIPVGMMVVSYLLRPSVPETSKRATYESGEVPTGGTRIRFNIQYYMVALLFLVFDIETVLLFPWVLVYLDAIEHPDIAMIEILGPMLVFVAILMVGLAWAWRTGAVQWARSPLQVDRETETDRP; encoded by the coding sequence ATGAACGAATGGATCGCAGTCGGGGCGCTTGCGCTCGTGGGAGTGCTGATTCCGGTCGGCATGATGGTGGTGTCGTACCTCTTGCGACCGAGCGTGCCCGAAACGAGCAAACGCGCCACCTACGAGAGCGGTGAAGTTCCGACAGGTGGGACGCGCATCCGGTTCAATATACAGTACTACATGGTCGCGCTTCTGTTTCTCGTCTTCGACATCGAGACCGTGTTGCTGTTTCCCTGGGTGCTCGTCTACCTGGACGCGATCGAACACCCCGACATCGCGATGATCGAGATTCTCGGTCCGATGTTGGTGTTCGTCGCCATCCTGATGGTCGGACTCGCGTGGGCGTGGCGCACCGGTGCCGTCCAGTGGGCGCGAAGTCCGCTGCAGGTCGACCGCGAGACAGAGACTGATCGACCATGA
- a CDS encoding NADH-quinone oxidoreductase subunit B, whose product MSNQPRQDIYESTAPQTDTRDARMGAGPDDRFNSKLREAFGASPFILTKFDQFMNWVRGNSMFMLQFGIACCSIEMIHTYAIKHDLDRFGAGVPRASPRQADVMIVPGTIVSKFGPRMKRVYDQMPEPKFVVGMGSCTISGGPFQEGYNVVKGAEEIIPVDIHVPGCPPRPEALVYGVLKLQERIKNGESSPVVVKPYELERFGDLPKDELVQKLAKEIDEDDLVMRYNWADSP is encoded by the coding sequence ATGAGTAACCAACCACGCCAGGACATCTACGAGAGCACCGCACCGCAGACCGACACGCGCGACGCGCGGATGGGGGCCGGCCCCGACGATCGGTTCAACTCGAAGCTCAGAGAGGCCTTTGGCGCTTCGCCGTTCATCCTCACGAAGTTCGACCAGTTCATGAACTGGGTTCGGGGAAACTCGATGTTCATGCTGCAGTTCGGGATCGCCTGTTGCAGCATCGAAATGATCCACACGTACGCGATCAAACACGACTTGGACCGGTTTGGCGCCGGCGTTCCACGCGCCTCGCCGCGCCAGGCCGACGTCATGATTGTCCCCGGGACGATCGTTTCGAAGTTCGGGCCGCGCATGAAGCGCGTCTACGACCAGATGCCCGAGCCCAAGTTCGTCGTCGGCATGGGCTCGTGTACGATCTCCGGTGGCCCCTTCCAGGAGGGATACAACGTTGTGAAGGGCGCCGAGGAGATCATCCCGGTGGATATTCACGTTCCAGGCTGTCCGCCCCGACCCGAGGCGCTGGTGTACGGCGTTCTCAAACTCCAAGAGCGGATCAAGAACGGTGAGTCCTCACCGGTCGTCGTCAAACCCTACGAGTTAGAGCGCTTTGGCGACCTACCGAAAGACGAACTCGTCCAGAAGCTCGCAAAAGAGATCGACGAGGACGACCTCGTCATGCGGTATAACTGGGCTGATTCGCCATGA